GTGACCGTGACCGACACCTCCTGCTCCGACTACCGCGGCGGTACCGCGATCTGCGCCTACCGCGGTGACGGCATCCCGGCGGGCGGTGACTCCGGCGGCCCGATGTTCGCCACCGCCGCCGACGGTGACTACGTGCAGGTGGGAGTGGCTTCCACCAGCGACCGCTCCTCGCGTACCGCCTACACCAACGTGACTCGCTACAGCAGCTGGATCGGTTCCCTCGCGGGCGTGTGACGCGGCTTCCTCCCGTCGTGGCTACACCCGATTTCCCCGTCGCCGCTCACGGCGGCGGGGAAATGTGTTGGGAAGCACACGTGGGTCGACTCCTTTCCGTGTCGCTTCGGATTCGGGCATTGACCGCTGCCGAAGTCTCGGTGCATCGTGACCGACGAAATCGATCACGGAGTGAGATCGTGATCGTATTCGGTGCTAAGAATAGATCGTTTAATTGTTTTCGCAGCTCATAGCGCCGATATTGACCTCTTTGAGGGTAGGGTAAATCGCTGCTAGCGATTCGTTCTCGGCGTCGCAAGAAATTTGTTGTGCTTGTCACGGGGTATTTTGCTTCGCGCCTGGTGGTGGAAATGTCGATCTTTTCTCGCCTGGCGATTTCACCGGTGCGTGGTTAGTTTCGTGAGACATGACCGGCGAAAAACCTGGCCATCGTGGCGCACGGCCCGATGGCGTGAGTGGGTCAGCCGGGCGGGTGGAGATCGACACTCCGGCCGTCGCGGACGGCCCGGAGCTGTACCGGATCACGCGTGATTCGGGGGTGCTGGACGTCAACTCCCCCTACGCCTACCTGCTGTGGTGTCGCGATTTCGCGACCACCTCGTTGGTGGCGCGTTCGCACGACGGAGTGGTGGGCTTCGTGACCGGATACGTCCGCCCCGACGCCGGGGACACCCTCGTGGTGTGGCAGATCGGCGTCGACGCCGCGCTGCGCGGCCACGGCGTGGCGAGTCGCCTGCTGGAACGGCTGCTCGACACGGCGTCGCGGGACGGTATCCGCCACCTGGAAACCACCATCACCGCCGACAACGCGGCCTCGATCAACCTCTTCTCCGCGCTGGCGCGCGACCGCGGCGCTCCGCTCGAGGTGAGCCCGCTGTTCCCGGCCGAGCTGTTCCCGGACTCACACATCGGCGAGGACCTCTACCGCATCGGACCGTTCGCCGCTGACGGTGCCACGGCACACGGCACTCTCGCGGCGTCCGTCTCGTGAGGCCCCACGCCCCACACACCCGACCCGGTTCGTGGTGAAACCCGAACCACGAACCATCCAGCCGTGTCACCGCACGGCACGACACGTAACCGGCCCGGCGGGCGAGGCGTCACGAGCGCTTCGAACCGGACCGAACGGAGGATCGTGAAAGACGTCTTCGCAACCCAGGAATCAGAGGTCCGCAGCTACAGCCGAACTTGGCCCGCGACCTTCGACCGCGCGCTGGGCAGCTGGCTCTACGACGAGAGCGGGAACGCCTACCTCGACTTCTTCGCCGGGGCGGGCGCGCTCAACTACGGGCACAACAACCCGCTGCTCAAGCGCAAACTGATCGAGTACATCGAGCGCGACGGGATACACCACGGCCTCGACCAGGCCACGGTCGCCAGGGGTGAGTTCCTGCGCACCATCGACGAGAAGCTGTTCCGACCGCGTGGGCTCAACTACAAGGTGCAGTTCCCCGGGCCGACGGGCACCAACTCGGTCGAGGCCGCGCTGAAGCTGGCACGCAAGATCACCGGACGCGAGTCGATCATCAGCTTCACCAACGCCTTCCACGGCATGACGCTGGGCTCGCTCTCGGTCACCGGCAACTCGATGAAACGAGGCGGGGCGGGCATCCCGCTGGTGCACGCCACGCCGATGCCCTACGACAACTACTTCGACGGCCAGGTCGACGACTTCCTCTACTTCGAGTCGCTGCTGCGGGACAGCGGCAGTGGCCTGAACGCGCCCGCCGCGGTGATCGTGGAGACCCTGCAGGGCGAGGGCGGTATCAACGACACCCGCGCCGAGTGGCTGCGCGGACTGTCCGAGCTGTGCCGGCGGCACGGCATCCTGCTCATCGTCGACGACGTGCAGATGGGCTGCGGCAGGACCGGCCCGTTCTTCAGCTTCGAGCACGCGGGCATCGAGCCGGACATCGTCTGCCTGTCCAAGTCCATCGGTGGTTACGGGAGTCCGCTGGCGCTGACCCTGATCAAGCCGGAGCACGACGTCTGGGAACCCGGCGAGCACAACGGCACCTTCCGTGGCAACAACCCCGCCCTGGTCACGGCGACCGAGGCACTGCGGCAGTACTGGAGCGACGACGAACTGGAACGCGCCACCCTCGCCAAGGGCGAGCGCGTCGGCGAGGCGCTGCTGGAGCTCTGCGCCGACCACCCCGGGCTGCTGTCCAAGGGACGCGGCCTCGCACGGGGCCTCGGTTTCGCCGAGCCCGAGATGGCGGGCAAGGTTTCCAAGGCCGCCTTCGACCGGGGGATGATCCTGGAGACCTCCGGCCCCAGCGACGAGGTGGTCAAGGTGATGCCCCCGCTGACGATCACCGAGGACGAGCTGGAGCGGGGGATCCGGATCATTCGGGACTCCGTGCGCTCGGTACTGGCCTGAAGCACCCACAGGCGCCGAAGTACTCACAGGCGCCGAAGCGCCCGTCGCGAGCCGGGGCGTGCGAACACGCTCCCGCGCACGGCGCCCGCCGCGTCCGGCCCCTGAAACGTCCACCCCCGAAACACCGAGGAGACGAGTTGATCGTTCGTACCGTCCGGGACGTCGAGAACACCGAATCCGACATCAGGACCGAGAACTGGCGCAGCAAACGGATCATCCTCGCCAAGGAGAAGGCCGGGTTCTCGGTGCACGAGACGACGCTGTACGCGGGCACGGTCAACGAGTTCTGGTACGCCAACCACATCGAGGCCGTGTTCGTGTTCGAGGGCGAGGGCGAGATCACCGATCACGCCACCGGTGAGACGCATTCTCTCGGGCCGGGCTCGGTGTACCTGCTCGACGACCACGACAAGCACCAGGTGCGCCCCAGGACCGACATGCGCACGGTCTGCGTGTTCAACCCGCCGGTGACCGGCAGGGAGGTGCACGACGAGAACGGGGTCTACCCCCTGGTGACCGAGGAGGAGTGAACCGCGAGGGCACCTGACGACCTTCCTGGGGGTTGACCTCAACCCAGGGTCAGGTACCGCCGGTCGTTGAACTTCT
This portion of the Actinopolyspora lacussalsi genome encodes:
- a CDS encoding L-2,4-diaminobutyric acid acetyltransferase (product_source=KO:K06718; cath_funfam=3.40.630.30; cog=COG0454; ko=KO:K06718; pfam=PF00583; superfamily=55729; tigrfam=TIGR02406); this encodes MSGSAGRVEIDTPAVADGPELYRITRDSGVLDVNSPYAYLLWCRDFATTSLVARSHDGVVGFVTGYVRPDAGDTLVVWQIGVDAALRGHGVASRLLERLLDTASRDGIRHLETTITADNAASINLFSALARDRGAPLEVSPLFPAELFPDSHIGEDLYRIGPFAADGATAHGTLAASVS
- a CDS encoding diaminobutyrate-2-oxoglutarate transaminase (product_source=KO:K00836; cath_funfam=3.40.640.10; cog=COG0160; ko=KO:K00836; pfam=PF00202; superfamily=53383; tigrfam=TIGR02407) is translated as MKDVFATQESEVRSYSRTWPATFDRALGSWLYDESGNAYLDFFAGAGALNYGHNNPLLKRKLIEYIERDGIHHGLDQATVARGEFLRTIDEKLFRPRGLNYKVQFPGPTGTNSVEAALKLARKITGRESIISFTNAFHGMTLGSLSVTGNSMKRGGAGIPLVHATPMPYDNYFDGQVDDFLYFESLLRDSGSGLNAPAAVIVETLQGEGGINDTRAEWLRGLSELCRRHGILLIVDDVQMGCGRTGPFFSFEHAGIEPDIVCLSKSIGGYGSPLALTLIKPEHDVWEPGEHNGTFRGNNPALVTATEALRQYWSDDELERATLAKGERVGEALLELCADHPGLLSKGRGLARGLGFAEPEMAGKVSKAAFDRGMILETSGPSDEVVKVMPPLTITEDELERGIRIIRDSVRSVLA
- a CDS encoding L-ectoine synthase (product_source=KO:K06720; cath_funfam=2.60.120.10; cog=COG1917; ko=KO:K06720; pfam=PF06339; superfamily=51182), coding for MIVRTVRDVENTESDIRTENWRSKRIILAKEKAGFSVHETTLYAGTVNEFWYANHIEAVFVFEGEGEITDHATGETHSLGPGSVYLLDDHDKHQVRPRTDMRTVCVFNPPVTGREVHDENGVYPLVTEEE